The Bradyrhizobium sp. WBAH42 genome includes a window with the following:
- a CDS encoding DUF934 domain-containing protein has translation MPLVNGGKIVDDSFVKLAVDTPLPEGGDILVPAERFLGEAEGLLKRSGKVGVIWPNSRDISELVPYLGKIAAVALVFPTFRDGRAYSQARLLRERYNYRGELRATGQVLRDQFVFMLRAGFDAFEVKKQADAEAFMQTAKRYSVFYQPTGDGRITALHRRMQLRHSEGVGT, from the coding sequence ATGCCACTCGTTAACGGCGGAAAGATCGTCGATGACAGCTTTGTCAAGCTCGCCGTCGACACGCCGCTGCCCGAGGGCGGCGACATCCTGGTGCCCGCCGAGCGCTTCCTCGGCGAGGCCGAGGGCTTGCTCAAGCGTTCGGGCAAGGTCGGCGTGATCTGGCCCAACAGTCGCGACATCAGCGAGCTCGTGCCGTATCTCGGCAAGATCGCCGCCGTCGCGCTGGTGTTCCCGACCTTCCGTGACGGACGGGCCTACAGCCAGGCGCGGCTGCTGCGCGAACGCTACAATTACCGCGGCGAATTGCGCGCGACCGGTCAGGTGCTGCGCGACCAGTTCGTGTTCATGCTGCGGGCCGGCTTCGATGCCTTCGAGGTCAAGAAGCAGGCCGACGCCGAAGCCTTCATGCAGACCGCCAAGCGCTATTCGGTGTTCTACCAGCCGACCGGCGATGGCCGCATCACCGCGCTGCACCGGCGCATGCAGCTGCGCCACTCCGAAGGGGTCGGCACGTGA
- a CDS encoding phosphoadenylyl-sulfate reductase: MNAIAPHVSPVSALPSADELDRALRDASPAEVIAAALKTVGREKLALVSSFGTESATLLKVMADVDPAIPVIFLDTGWLFEETLAYRDTLIATLGLKDVRSIKPAEETLLREDPDRDLWFSDPDACCRIRKVEPLARALKPFDAWLNGRKRFQGNARADIPVVEDDGARLKFNPFANVSREEIEAIFSRAKLPRHPLAASGFLSVGCMPCTSRTAEGEDARAGRWRGRAKTECGIHTMKTS, from the coding sequence GTGAACGCGATCGCGCCACATGTTTCGCCCGTGTCTGCGCTGCCTTCGGCGGACGAGCTCGATCGCGCCCTGCGCGATGCCTCGCCCGCGGAGGTCATTGCCGCGGCGCTGAAAACGGTCGGGCGCGAGAAGCTTGCGCTGGTGTCCTCCTTCGGCACGGAATCGGCGACGCTGTTGAAGGTGATGGCGGACGTCGATCCGGCGATCCCCGTGATCTTTCTCGACACCGGCTGGCTGTTCGAGGAGACGCTGGCCTATCGCGATACCCTCATTGCGACGCTGGGCCTGAAGGACGTCCGCTCGATCAAGCCCGCCGAGGAGACGCTGTTGCGCGAAGATCCCGACCGCGACCTCTGGTTCTCCGATCCCGACGCCTGCTGCCGCATCCGCAAGGTCGAGCCGCTGGCGCGTGCGCTGAAACCATTCGACGCCTGGCTCAACGGCCGCAAGCGTTTCCAGGGCAATGCGCGCGCCGACATTCCGGTCGTCGAGGACGATGGCGCGCGGCTGAAGTTCAATCCCTTCGCCAACGTCTCGCGCGAGGAGATCGAGGCGATCTTCTCCCGCGCCAAATTGCCGCGACACCCTCTGGCTGCGTCAGGATTCCTGTCGGTTGGGTGTATGCCTTGCACCAGCCGAACGGCTGAGGGCGAGGATGCACGCGCCGGCCGCTGGCGTGGCAGAGCCAAGACAGAATGCGGCATCCACACGATGAAGACTTCGTAG
- a CDS encoding sulfate ABC transporter substrate-binding protein gives MDMMRRIVPLAAGLLATGFWAGSALAADINLLNVSYDPTRELYVEFNKAFATAYQKETGKSVEIKQSHGGSGSQARAVIDGLQADVVTLALAYDIDAIANKGLTAADWQKRLPQNSSPYTSTIVFLVRKGNPKGIKDWDDLLKPGVAVITPNPKTSGGARWNYLAAWGFAQKKYGSTDKAKDFIGKLYQQVPVLDTGARGATVTFVERGVGDVLLAWENEAYLALKEFGPEKFQIIAPPQSILAEPPVAIVDKVADKKGTRNAADAYLQYWYTKEGQEIAARNFYRPRDAETAKKYENSFAKVELFTIDDVFGGWTKAQKEHFADGGVFDQIYKN, from the coding sequence ATGGACATGATGCGCCGTATCGTTCCGCTCGCCGCGGGATTGCTCGCGACGGGGTTCTGGGCAGGCTCGGCTCTGGCCGCTGACATCAATTTGCTGAACGTGTCGTACGATCCGACGCGTGAGCTCTATGTCGAGTTCAACAAGGCGTTCGCGACCGCCTATCAGAAGGAAACCGGCAAGAGCGTCGAGATCAAGCAGTCGCACGGCGGCAGCGGCTCGCAGGCACGCGCGGTGATCGACGGCTTGCAGGCCGATGTGGTGACGCTTGCGCTGGCCTATGACATCGACGCGATCGCGAACAAGGGTCTCACCGCGGCGGATTGGCAGAAGCGGCTGCCGCAGAATTCATCACCCTATACCTCGACCATCGTCTTCCTGGTGCGCAAGGGCAATCCCAAGGGCATCAAGGACTGGGACGATCTGCTCAAGCCGGGCGTTGCCGTCATCACGCCGAACCCGAAGACATCGGGCGGCGCGCGCTGGAATTATCTGGCCGCCTGGGGCTTTGCGCAGAAGAAGTACGGCTCGACCGACAAGGCCAAGGACTTCATTGGAAAGCTCTACCAGCAGGTGCCGGTGCTGGATACCGGCGCGCGGGGCGCCACTGTGACCTTTGTCGAGCGCGGCGTCGGCGACGTGCTGCTCGCCTGGGAGAACGAGGCTTATCTTGCGCTCAAGGAGTTTGGTCCCGAAAAATTCCAGATCATCGCACCGCCGCAGTCGATCCTCGCCGAGCCGCCGGTCGCGATCGTGGACAAGGTTGCCGACAAAAAGGGCACCCGCAACGCGGCCGACGCCTACCTTCAATACTGGTACACCAAGGAAGGGCAGGAGATCGCCGCGCGCAATTTCTACCGTCCGCGCGATGCCGAGACCGCCAAAAAGTACGAAAATTCCTTCGCCAAGGTCGAGCTGTTCACGATCGACGACGTCTTCGGCGGCTGGACCAAGGCACAGAAGGAACATTTTGCAGACGGCGGCGTTTTCGATCAGATTTACAAGAACTGA
- the cysT gene encoding sulfate ABC transporter permease subunit CysT produces MSALAARRRTLPGFGLTMGLTLSWLSVIILIPLAGLFLRSLELSPEQFWNILSSRRTLNALRVSFGLAFAAACVNLVMGSIIVWALVRYRFPGRRIFDAIVDVPFALPTAVAGVALTALFAEKGWLGAPLAALGIKVAFTPVGIFVAMIFIGIPFVVRTVQPVLQDLDPEIEEAAGSLGASRWQTIVRVILPSLAPALLTGLALAFARAVGEYGSVIFIAGNLPNVSEIAPLLIVIRLSEFRYADATAIAVVMLVVSFVIIFTVNRLQRWARSRIPAR; encoded by the coding sequence GTGAGCGCACTCGCAGCACGACGCCGGACATTGCCGGGCTTCGGTCTCACCATGGGACTGACGCTTTCCTGGCTGTCCGTGATCATCCTGATTCCGCTCGCGGGCCTGTTCCTGAGATCGCTCGAGCTCAGCCCCGAGCAGTTCTGGAATATCCTCTCCAGCCGCCGCACCCTGAACGCGCTCCGCGTCTCGTTCGGCCTCGCCTTTGCGGCGGCCTGCGTCAACCTGGTGATGGGCAGCATCATCGTCTGGGCGCTGGTGCGCTACCGCTTCCCCGGCCGTCGCATCTTCGATGCCATCGTCGACGTGCCGTTTGCGCTGCCGACGGCGGTGGCCGGCGTCGCGCTGACGGCGCTGTTCGCCGAGAAAGGTTGGCTGGGAGCGCCGCTCGCCGCGCTCGGCATCAAGGTGGCGTTCACGCCGGTCGGCATCTTCGTCGCCATGATCTTCATCGGCATTCCCTTTGTTGTCCGCACCGTGCAGCCGGTGCTCCAGGATCTCGACCCTGAGATCGAGGAGGCAGCCGGCAGCTTGGGGGCCAGCCGCTGGCAGACCATCGTCCGCGTGATCCTGCCCTCGCTCGCCCCGGCGCTGCTCACGGGCCTCGCGCTCGCCTTCGCCCGCGCGGTCGGTGAATACGGCTCGGTGATCTTCATCGCCGGCAATCTGCCCAACGTCTCCGAGATCGCGCCGCTCTTGATCGTGATACGCCTGTCCGAATTCCGCTACGCCGATGCGACCGCGATTGCGGTGGTCATGCTGGTCGTCTCCTTCGTCATCATCTTCACGGTCAATCGGCTCCAGCGCTGGGCGCGGAGCCGGATTCCGGCGCGCTGA
- the cysW gene encoding sulfate ABC transporter permease subunit CysW produces MTMQIADSVSLSASDSKARAHAAAARNNLRTEPRAVRIAIITLAVLFLTVFVVLPLVVVFAQAFSRGILAYFAALAEPEAMAAIKLTLIVAAISVGLNLVFGLVAAWAIAKFEFPGKTFLITLIDLPFSVSPVISGLVFVLLFGAQGFFGSWLREHDIQILFAVPGIALATTFVTFPFVARALIPLMQEQGTQEEEAAISLGASGLQTFFRVTLPNIKWGVLYGVLLCNARAMGEFGAVSVVSGHIRGETNTMPLLVEILYNEYQFVAAFAIASLLAMLALITLIAKTILERHLDEGQDASDD; encoded by the coding sequence ATGACGATGCAGATCGCAGATTCCGTGTCGCTCTCGGCCTCCGACTCGAAGGCACGCGCTCACGCGGCGGCAGCGCGGAACAATTTGCGCACCGAGCCGCGCGCCGTCCGCATCGCCATCATCACGCTGGCGGTGCTGTTTCTCACCGTTTTCGTCGTGCTGCCGCTCGTCGTCGTGTTCGCGCAGGCGTTTTCCCGGGGCATCCTCGCCTATTTCGCCGCGCTCGCCGAGCCGGAGGCGATGGCGGCGATCAAGCTGACGTTGATCGTCGCGGCGATTTCCGTCGGACTCAATCTGGTGTTCGGTCTCGTCGCCGCCTGGGCGATTGCGAAATTCGAGTTCCCTGGCAAGACCTTCCTGATCACGCTGATCGACCTGCCGTTCTCGGTCAGCCCGGTGATCTCGGGCCTCGTCTTCGTGCTGCTGTTCGGCGCGCAAGGCTTTTTCGGCAGCTGGCTGCGCGAGCACGACATCCAGATCCTGTTCGCGGTTCCCGGCATCGCGCTCGCCACCACCTTCGTGACCTTCCCGTTCGTGGCGCGCGCGCTGATTCCCCTGATGCAGGAGCAGGGCACGCAGGAGGAGGAGGCCGCGATCTCGCTCGGCGCCTCCGGGCTGCAGACCTTCTTCCGCGTCACCCTGCCCAACATCAAATGGGGCGTGCTCTACGGCGTCCTGCTCTGCAACGCGCGCGCAATGGGCGAGTTCGGTGCGGTCTCCGTCGTCTCCGGCCACATCCGCGGCGAGACCAACACCATGCCGCTTCTGGTCGAGATCCTATACAACGAATACCAGTTCGTCGCCGCTTTCGCGATCGCCTCGCTGCTCGCAATGCTTGCGCTGATCACGCTCATCGCAAAAACAATTCTCGAACGTCATCTCGACGAAGGACAAGACGCCAGTGACGATTGA
- a CDS encoding sulfate/molybdate ABC transporter ATP-binding protein yields MTIEVRNLVKKFGSFAALDGVDLKVDNGELLALLGPSGSGKTTLLRIIAGLDWPDSGEVFFNGEDALAQGARERHVGFVFQHYALFRHMSVFENVAFGLRVQPRAVRKDEAAIRSRVKELLDLVQLDWLADRYPSQLSGGQRQRIALARALAIEPRILLLDEPFGALDAKVRKELRKWLRSLHHEINVTSIFVTHDQEEALEVANRVVVMDKGRIEQVGSPDDVYEMPASAFVHGFIGESIELPVQVEGGVIRLGDRPLQLAAEGLTPGASKLFVRRHDMLVGPPGSGAFEGAVQHVRNFGPVQRAEVALSGGETIEIDAPRDKELRAGDTIGLNPRRYRIFAG; encoded by the coding sequence GTGACGATTGAAGTCAGGAATCTCGTCAAGAAATTCGGCAGCTTTGCCGCTCTCGACGGCGTCGACCTCAAGGTCGACAACGGCGAACTGCTGGCGCTGCTCGGCCCCTCCGGATCCGGCAAGACCACCTTGCTGCGGATCATCGCCGGCCTCGACTGGCCGGACTCGGGCGAAGTCTTCTTCAACGGTGAGGACGCGCTGGCGCAAGGCGCCCGCGAGCGCCACGTCGGCTTCGTCTTCCAGCACTATGCGCTGTTCCGCCACATGTCGGTGTTCGAGAACGTTGCCTTCGGCCTCCGCGTGCAGCCGCGCGCGGTCCGAAAGGACGAGGCCGCGATCCGCTCGCGCGTCAAGGAGCTGCTCGATCTGGTGCAGCTCGATTGGCTCGCCGACCGCTATCCCAGCCAGCTCTCCGGCGGCCAGCGTCAGCGCATCGCGCTCGCCCGCGCGCTCGCGATCGAACCGCGCATCCTCCTGCTCGACGAGCCCTTCGGCGCGCTGGATGCCAAGGTCCGGAAAGAGCTGCGCAAATGGTTGCGCTCGCTGCATCACGAGATCAACGTCACCTCGATCTTCGTCACCCACGACCAGGAGGAGGCGCTGGAAGTCGCCAATCGCGTCGTGGTGATGGACAAGGGCCGGATCGAGCAGGTCGGCTCGCCTGACGATGTCTACGAAATGCCGGCGAGCGCCTTCGTTCACGGCTTTATCGGCGAGTCCATCGAGTTGCCGGTCCAGGTCGAAGGCGGCGTGATCAGGCTCGGCGACCGGCCGCTTCAGCTCGCCGCGGAGGGCCTGACGCCTGGCGCGTCAAAGCTGTTCGTACGGCGACATGACATGCTGGTCGGCCCGCCCGGCAGCGGGGCCTTCGAGGGTGCGGTCCAGCATGTCCGCAATTTCGGCCCGGTGCAGCGGGCGGAGGTGGCCCTGTCCGGCGGCGAGACCATCGAGATCGACGCCCCCCGCGACAAGGAACTGCGCGCCGGCGACACGATCGGTCTCAATCCGCGTCGCTACCGGATATTTGCGGGCTAA
- a CDS encoding CAP domain-containing protein has product MRAAAAILIMLLLAGCAGNEAPVQQPSMYADMAVPGSKLDVQAAAIMISQYRQNNGLGTVVVDPDLTRLAESQSGAMAAANKMDHDVRAPLAKRLASGGYPATVAVENISAGYHTLAEAFSGWRDSPPHRANMLKGGVTKLGIAASYAPGTKYKVFWAMILASTEPR; this is encoded by the coding sequence ATGCGCGCTGCGGCCGCAATTCTCATCATGTTGCTGCTCGCCGGCTGCGCCGGCAACGAAGCACCGGTCCAGCAGCCGTCGATGTATGCCGACATGGCGGTCCCGGGCTCGAAGCTCGACGTCCAGGCGGCTGCGATCATGATCTCGCAATACCGCCAGAACAACGGGCTCGGCACGGTCGTGGTCGATCCGGATTTGACCAGGCTCGCCGAATCCCAGTCGGGCGCGATGGCGGCGGCCAACAAGATGGACCACGACGTCCGCGCGCCGCTGGCCAAGCGTCTGGCCTCTGGCGGTTATCCTGCCACCGTGGCGGTCGAGAACATTTCGGCCGGCTATCATACGCTGGCGGAAGCGTTTTCCGGCTGGCGCGACTCGCCTCCGCACCGCGCCAACATGCTCAAGGGCGGTGTCACAAAATTAGGCATCGCGGCGAGCTATGCTCCAGGCACCAAATACAAGGTGTTCTGGGCCATGATCCTGGCCTCGACGGAGCCGCGATAA